GTCTGAGCTACTGTAGCCCAAAAACACTTTAGGTTTATTACTGTAACTCATTTTTATAGCTGTTAATAAGATAATTTAATGTCACTAACTTCCTAGAGGAAATAATGGCTATAACTATACTAGAGATGAGCAacctttatcacagcaggggccacaaaaatgggatTCTAtcagatctgagggccacattttcatcaacattcatgtcaggtCATAGTGACctgaggggtggggggggggggggggggggggggggttatgtttttggagtcattttgtgtgtttgtgttgtttgttttagtcatttttgtgtaaatgatgTTGTTATGTTTGCTTTTGATCATGTTGAATATTTGATTTATCCCAAATTGtctttattggagtcattttattgttatgtttgtgtttttagtctgaTGTtggtatttggagtcatttcctgtgtagttttgtgtgtgtgtgtgtgtgtatgtttgctgtccttttgtgtatttttctataaaatgtgtgttatttggGAGTCACTTTGATCTggattattgtgtgtgtgtgtgtgtgtgtgtgtgtgggggggggggggggcagttttgtacgtttactttgaggGGGCGCACAAATTTAAGACTGGGGGCCTGCATGATGTGGTCCCTCTATAATACGTTCCTCTGGCTCTTTACACACACAAtattggctgtgtgtgtgtgtgtgtgtgtgtgtgtgtgtgtgtgtgtgtgtgtgtgtgtgtgtgtgtgcgtgcgtgtgtgcgtgcgtgtgtgtgtgtgtgtgtgtgtgtgcgtgtgtgtgtgcgtgtgtgcgtgtgtgtgcacatcTGGTAATTAGCTGGACTGAAACACGCACCATGGAATAATCAGTGTAATATAATGACCTCCAGGATGTGGATTAGTGATTAacatgtgtgtggtgtgtgtaaaGAGACTTCCTGCTCTGCCCCTTCCCCACCTGCGCCTCTGCATCcgcccacgcacacacacacacacacacacacacacacacacacacacacacacacacacacacacacacacacacacacaagcaactGTTGATGCATACCCAGAGGAGCTCGTGACGctttgtgggcggggcttaggcCACACTGCTATAAAAGCCTTTCTACTCCCTCATCCATTCACAGCCACACTTTGGATTACGACGCGTGCGCATTAAAGCAGTGAACCAGCAAAGCTCTCCGAGCGCAAACCTCGCCTTCCTCTTAAACGATGAAAATGTCCGCGGCGGAGATGTGCCAGGTGGTCCTGAAGGAGGGAGAGCTGGAGAAGAGGAGCGACAACCTGCTCCAGTTCTGGAAGAGAAAGACGTGCGTCCTGACCTCGGACAGCCTGAACATTTACGCGGACACGCAGAAGCGCACCAAGGGCAAAGAGCTGAAGCTGCAGTTCATCAGGAAGGTGGACTGCGTGGAGCGCACCGGCAAGTTCGTCTACTTCACCATCGTCACCACAGACAACAAGGAGATCGACTTCAGGTGCTCCGGCGAAGAGAACTGCTGGAACGCGGTGATCACCATGGCTCTGATCGACTACCAGAACAGAAAGGCCATCCAGGACTTTAAAACCCGGCAGGACACAGAGAGCGCGTCGCCGGGACAGCAGGAGAGACGCATGGCCAGGGCGCCCTGAGCGCGTAATACTGCGCACACGCTTCTCCTCACATGGTGAGACTCACACCCTCAACCCAGACTCATACTCATACATTCCACTTAAAAAGTCTAATATTCTATTGTTCTAGAACCCTGAACCTAACCGGAGAGCCTTTGTCTCCTACAGGGTCTTCATGGACCACACTGAATGATTACGGACCAAAGGTGATGATCCGGTCCGGAGATGAAGGCTTGTTCAGGACTGACTTTTCAGAGAcactttgttattattattattactattattattactactacacTCTTGATGTGAGATGTCCACGAGCTCCACACAACGCTGGGCTTTTGATGTGTCTCAACAAAAATTTCACTTTGGGATTCCAAAGGGATCCAAACCTGAGAAAAAACatgactttatttattattattattattgtttccaAGCTGTTGAAGTTACTgggaaacagttttttttttttttttttttttttttttctcatttaaattatttttgctataatgtgtataatatgtatatgtgtatttatttgaataaatgtcAATGAGCTTTTGAcaagaggtgtaaagagtactcctataccctactcaagtagaaatactactactcaaagtaaaagttagtgACTTTCACCttccacgtttatttttggtaatgcatcttgccatggttccctggcatacagtaaacatctcatgtaaaacttcacaaataagagacaAAATCTGGCACGATTggaaatgaatttattttccataaaggcatctgtataaaataaaaggtttgtcaaaatgtatacaattccttaaaaaaaataacaccaatgaattcgatttaaataaataaataaaaatatcaggttctaagtatagctacatttattaactctaaaacagtgccatgtacctgaggtcagcagtttatgaagagaccatgaaacaaaaataaaaaaaataataatttactcagtaacggttgggtttAGAAATGTATCGAATTATTTcccttcttttaaaacgtactaaagtacaagtaaacttactgatttagaaatatactcaaaaaaagtgcacaataaaagcaactcaattccaGTAATGTGAGTATATGTTCTCCCTCCACTATTTTGCTTCTTCCTTATGTTGTTAAACTCAAAGTATCCCATGACACTATCATAGGGTCGGTAACAGTATATTTGACACTTGCTAGACACTTTTCCCCCAGAAGCATTACTAAGTAAATGCCATACATAGGTCTGTAAAAAGGGAGTGGAGGGCAGGGAAgtccctttcctctctgttgTCAGGTGGAATGTCACTCTTTTATTGTCAGGGTTTAAGGCTCAAGTGGCCTGAGTCATTCAGGAGCAGTGAATGTACATGAAAGCGTGCGCTGCCTTTGAATACACCTGCCGAAGAGCTTACAGCGCCCATTCAACCTGTAATGATAAGATACTGGCTCAAGAACTGCAATTTTATAAAGCTTTATAAATattcttggttttttttaaggtgatttaatttagtttagatttgcCAATCGATGCACAATTAGAAACTTTAGGTTCCGTCCGTTTTCATTTGTGCCAAAAAAGCCCAAactatacacattttttttctctaaaatataTGGAAAGCAGTTCCACCCATTGTGTAAAGATAAGTAGGGTGTAAAATTGGTGAAAGATAACATAATgtagggtttttcaaccttggggtcgtgaccccatgtggtgtcgcctggaatttaaacaaggtcgcctgaaatgtctagtaattaattattggactattgttgtaattagctCTATATAACTAAAATGGAACGGAATCATTAATAAACTATTTTATGATTTAAACACAACACaccattttaaacaactgtattctttctcaaataaagatcaaattcaaataaaagacaggatgaaaatatctgagctggtgcaatTTCTCACTAACCTTGGCTGCTATACTGCAAATCTTTAACAcggtataacaaacatgatcaaaaactaattctaggagTGAggaaaaatggggtcacgatcccaaaaaggttgggaaccattgaCATAATATATCTTAAGAATTGCTATGACTGTTTAATCACCACCATATAGCTCATGTTCTTCAGCGATGATACAAAGGACATTCAATCAACTGCCCTGATAACAtgaactaaagaaataaaatgtgaaaccagacactcacctttttttttttttttaggtcataGGTGTCATTAAAGAAGCGT
This genomic window from Gouania willdenowi chromosome 6, fGouWil2.1, whole genome shotgun sequence contains:
- the phlda2 gene encoding pleckstrin homology-like domain family A member 2, with the protein product MKMSAAEMCQVVLKEGELEKRSDNLLQFWKRKTCVLTSDSLNIYADTQKRTKGKELKLQFIRKVDCVERTGKFVYFTIVTTDNKEIDFRCSGEENCWNAVITMALIDYQNRKAIQDFKTRQDTESASPGQQERRMARAP